ATGCAGCAATGAGCCTGCCTCTAGATAAGAAGCCAATCTTCTCTTATCTTTAAAGTACTTCCTAAAGTAATCAAGGTAGATATGGATTACTACATAAAGCATGACATGGCTGTTAAGCCATGGTGTTTTATTGAAAGGCTCCCAACTGTAAATTCCCTAGTACCTTTGTCCTGCCAGCAACATTAGGGccacatgaaagaaaagttttaggATTAACTAAACCTAAGCATTTGTGTTCATTTGGGGGTTAATGCTCAGAGGCATCTCCTGTTGCCTCCCTCATCAGGCATCCTGGACTTGTGAtcaggctgctggagcagctgtccTACAGACAGCAGAGATCACTGTATTCTTACATAGcttggaaggaaagaagaaacagaaagttGCAGTTTCTCCCAAACTCAGTAcagttttggggcttttttttccacacctAGATACTCCTTAACCAGAGCTAGCACTTTAGTTGTCAGATGGCATCTGAATGCAAGAACATTGCATTGCTGTCCCTGCTTAATTACCTGAGTTACAACATCAACTCCTACCATCAACTGTCACCAGCATGGCACAGTTAATTATATGGTTGATACtgctttttatgtttaattCCTCTGTGGGATACCACCACAACTGTTTTTTCACTAGTCTAGTATAGTTCAGCTTTAGGAAGAACAGTCTCAAAGCAAAGTATTTCCTCTATTATTAATGATAAGTTATTAACACTACCAACATACATTAGAATGAAATGGCTGAAATGCACTGCTTAGCAATCAGGGAGTTGGTAAGTGTTTCACAAGAATAAATTTTAGCTAGGAACATTACTGCTTGAAGGAAATAGCTGAATATTTCCTAATTCAATGGTATTACTCAAAGAATTAGAGATGAGTGTCTAAAATATTCAATTACCATCCTGTGAGATAAAGCTGTTTATTTCAAATCCCTTCCTAAATGCTACACTATCctaaaattataatttcaatATTTAGTTCATTCTCTGGGCATGGTGAGGGAGCTCAGGTTGCTAGGAGGAGAGAGGCTAAAGTAAatagttactttttaaaaatacctgcaTCCTCCTAAcagtgggaagaagaaagaactgAGTTTTTACTGACTGACAGTAACTCAGCCTCTCTTTTCACACACTGCTTCCTCCCTTTGCCCAAACATATCTCATCAATGCACATTTCCAGTGCAAGACTTTCCTGGTACTGAGgtcattaaaataaactttacTCATCCTGGTGAAAGGCccctgtgtttccttttttgccCCCTGGCTGTTAGTTTATCCAAATTCTACAGCAGCACAGTTCCTAATTAACAGCAGTTCTGTGAGCAAAGCAGACACAGTGACCACACACACAATCCTGTTGCTTCACATAGATATATGTATGGGTATAGATATATGGTATATACACatggatggggtttttttatatatatatataaaataacacCTTGTTTATAAAGCGACATTTAATTGCCACTGGTCCCCTTCCCGCCCCACAAAAACAATAgtatacaaaatataaaatattttaaatatttataaacgtcgcaagaaaaaaatagaactgtacgaaaatattttttttctgaggttccctccctgccctgggggaagaggaggagaaggggtaCACATCTGGCCGGCCTAGTGTGCCTTGAGTCCATAGTTGTTAAGTGGGTAGGAGTATGCCCTGCCTAATACTATCCGGTCCCGGAGGAGCTTAAATAAGACATAATAGTTGCAGAAAAGGATGAGGGCCATGGAGAGGGTGTGGTTCCACTTCTCTGAGCGCAGCAGGGAGTAGAGCTGGTAGCAGACCACACTGCCTTCGATAAGAATCAGCAGGTTGAGCAGCCGTAATGGACGGTGAAAAAGGAACTGCAGGGAAACAGTTGAGAGATTTGTGTCATTTGGTACCGGCTTGAAGTGAGGAGGAATAGGGACATAATGCTGTCAGGGACCACTGCAGGGCAGAAGCAGTGCTTGtgctccaccaccaccactagCTGCTACTTAGGGGAAACAGTAAGAAAGAAGGCATGTAGAAGTGGCATTTTGCTTGAGAAGGGGTAGTGGGTGAAATAAACCTATTGGCCCGCTGACCCACTCTCCCATTTCCCTGAAAGATGTTAACTAGAACCCTCTTAGGAGAATGTCACTGcctgctgggagagctgtgtCACCTCAGTGAGAAAGCACTGACAAGGCAGCTTTGGTTCCCATCTTGCCCAGAGGTCACTAATACTGAATAGGAAAGCCCCACTGCTGCCAACATGTATTTTGCTCAGCAGCAACAGCTTCTTATGTAGCACTGAACTCTGTCCTGCACGGTCtactctgctgcagctgggttTGAGCCTCTGTTCCCTCCCGCAGTTGTAAAGCACCAAGCAAGAGAAGAGATACTTGCATAAAAGCGGGCATGGGACACGTCTGAAGGCACTGCTACGTTGTAAGGCCCAACTGCTTTATACAGGCACCGGCTGCGTCGCACCAGAACTCCCTGCGGCCATATTGTGTTTTCTGACCAGCTGCGGGGAAACAATGCCAGAGCGTTACCATCTGTGCTCCCAACCCCCTGAACAAGGGTTCGTGGGAATGGGCTGCATCTTGAAAAACACCAGAGCCTCTGCTCCCTAGCTCCCACTGGAAAAGCACCGACCATTCAATGGACTCTGAGTAATATGAACAAATGGCTCCCAGTGCAAGAACCCCGTCCACTGCAGTGGAGGGGGCCAccccctgcctctgctccagaTACTCTCCAGTGGCCAAGAATCTCAGCATTTCTTTCTGGGAAGGAACCAGCAGTGACTGGAGGAGCTCAGACAGGTCTCTAGAGCAGACGTTTGTTTTCAATGAACAAGGCCAGCAGAGTTGCCTGGGAAGTGGAGACACATCCTGAGTAGATAAGCACTGCTGGTATTTGCTTGTATCTACTAGAACATCTCAGCCCCTTGTTAGGCACGCCAAGCCCTGCCCATCCCCACACTCACATGTGCTGTGGAGCATTGCTGTAGGAGCCATGTTCTAGTTTCTGCCACTTGCCGAGGTGGGCGGCAGACCTGTGGAGCAGGTCACAGTActtgggaggcagcagctgtgtggtgagCATGACAAAGGCATTGATCCACACCATGATGAGGTGCTCGCAGGACCAGCGCATGTCGTAGTACTGGGTGCTCTGTGAAGAGACCAGACAAGAACTTGGCACCACTGTCACGAAACAGAAGGAGGAATGACAAGGGACATACTGCATGTGCATCCAGCAGACCCACACCACACGTTACAGGCATGCGCTTCTGGACCGGTGATTTCGGAGGGTTACAGCTTAGGAGACACTCAAGACTCCCTCCTTGAGCTGAAGGAGAAAGGGCAGGGGATGATACTGCAGCTGGtgcatctcctcctccagcagcaggtaaCAAGGCACTGTGCTTGCCACAGAACTGCCCCAGGAGCACCAATTACACCAAGACTGCTACATGGATTGTGGAGCCCTGCCCATTTCTCTGCACCAACTGGAGCTTGTTCAAGTTAGATAAATGacagatgaaaaaatacaaCCCCCACACTGACAAGAGGTTCCTGGATTTAGTTTGCCAAGCATCCTAGTTGGCTCTATCGGGCTGGCCACCAAAGCCTCTGATCCAAGCATTCAAAAGCCACAATGTTGGATTTGAGACGGGTAACAACAGGTTCTCTTTTCTAGGAAGAACACAGCTATCCATCTGCCTAGGACGGggggtgggagaaggggagTTAGTAAGTGGGGTGATGGGACTAGAGGTGCATCACATTTATGGAAATACCTATCTGCCAACCAGGAGCAGTACTAGTGCACTCCGGATGCAGCCATGCTCCGCTATCCGGGCTGCCAAAGGGGAGACAGAGAAAAGGGGAATTAACCAGGAATCTGGCCTGGCAGCAGTTCACACAACAGTCAGAAGGAGACGGCGGGCAGGGGCACAGAGAGAGCCAGACAACAGCTACCTTCACAAAGCACAGTGGCAGGAATGCCACGTAGTAGGCACTGAAGAGAGAGTTGAAGAGAACTTCCTTGATCCTGCGGTTGAAGTCTGCTTTTAGGCACTCCACCTCATTGCGGATGAGATCTGGGGAAAGGGGGCAGCTGTGGGTGGGGATAGATGTAGGATTATTGAACTGCTCTCTCAGGGATTCCCACAGAAGCGAGAAGAAGTCTTTGACCAGGCTGCTGACAGCTGAAGCCCCATCATCCGCCACCTGGTCCTGTACCAAGTAACCACAGTCTGCAGGTAgaggctgtgctctgctgtccTGGTGGAAACAGCACAGAGGGACGTAGACACCAAACCTGccatggaagaaagaaaacaatggcTGAAATAGCCATCCCAACAGGGAGCAGGGGGCACCTCCTCAACAGATACTGGCCCTGACAAGAGTGACAGCACATAGGAACCCTCACTCCAGAAGCAAACAGCCAACTCTTCTCCCCACTAAaagcccaggggctgcagcttcAACACCTGTGCAGAGAAGCTTATTTAAACCCCATTTGTAGAACCAACAATCC
This Corvus moneduloides isolate bCorMon1 chromosome 2, bCorMon1.pri, whole genome shotgun sequence DNA region includes the following protein-coding sequences:
- the TMEM39A gene encoding transmembrane protein 39A, translating into MPGGRRGPSRQQLSRSALPSLQTLVGGSCGNGTGLRNRNGSAISLSAPPITALITPEPVRHCRIPELPLDGSLLFEFLFFIYLLVALFIQYINIYKTVWWYPYNHPASCTSLNFHLIDYHLAAFITVMLARRLVWALISEASQVGATSAIHYMVRLVLLTLCGWVLCWTLVNLFRSHSVLNLLFLGYPFGVYVPLCCFHQDSRAQPLPADCGYLVQDQVADDGASAVSSLVKDFFSLLWESLREQFNNPTSIPTHSCPLSPDLIRNEVECLKADFNRRIKEVLFNSLFSAYYVAFLPLCFVKSTQYYDMRWSCEHLIMVWINAFVMLTTQLLPPKYCDLLHRSAAHLGKWQKLEHGSYSNAPQHIWSENTIWPQGVLVRRSRCLYKAVGPYNVAVPSDVSHARFYFLFHRPLRLLNLLILIEGSVVCYQLYSLLRSEKWNHTLSMALILFCNYYVLFKLLRDRIVLGRAYSYPLNNYGLKAH